One Faecalicatena sp. Marseille-Q4148 DNA window includes the following coding sequences:
- a CDS encoding M48 family metalloprotease — MILLVMLGFSMMISTWKLYQILPSKAAFFVCTAGGIWILFHEMRQKKKQVDQEILVEGEELSKYREEMEDLCGQMHIQNLLLEECEREIAASVSKEASGRWHILVGRGTISELQKSNLESAGMKMILAHELIHIKYRDDKNMGLRKAAFGSLVLIYVCLIVCAVVLQSGLAAEISLCFGCLLVVHLLASSIYANKKYWKQLAELRAGKLGMELDEISVDEWKEINQILMKKKDYTKEYFENDRNKLFGYYLKYGESNGYPCWERRVKAIEKENRWGCYFYFWLFGEILTGLLRKEGWYGR; from the coding sequence ATGATTTTGCTTGTAATGCTCGGATTTAGCATGATGATTAGTACATGGAAGCTATATCAGATTCTACCGTCAAAGGCAGCTTTTTTCGTGTGCACAGCAGGGGGAATATGGATTTTGTTTCATGAAATGAGACAGAAAAAGAAACAAGTGGATCAGGAGATTTTAGTTGAAGGGGAGGAGTTGAGCAAGTATCGGGAAGAAATGGAAGATTTGTGTGGTCAGATGCACATTCAGAATCTTCTTCTTGAAGAATGTGAAAGGGAAATTGCGGCGTCGGTGTCTAAAGAAGCGAGTGGCAGATGGCATATACTTGTTGGAAGAGGTACTATTTCGGAGCTGCAGAAGAGTAATTTGGAATCTGCCGGAATGAAAATGATTTTGGCACATGAGTTGATACATATTAAATACCGGGATGATAAAAATATGGGGTTGAGAAAAGCAGCATTCGGCTCATTGGTACTGATCTATGTATGTTTGATTGTCTGTGCCGTAGTGTTGCAATCTGGTCTGGCAGCAGAGATTTCTCTATGTTTTGGATGTTTGCTAGTGGTACATTTGTTAGCGAGCAGTATTTATGCAAATAAAAAATATTGGAAGCAGCTGGCAGAATTAAGGGCAGGTAAATTGGGAATGGAATTGGATGAAATTAGTGTAGATGAGTGGAAAGAGATCAATCAGATTCTGATGAAGAAAAAGGATTATACGAAGGAATATTTTGAAAATGATAGAAATAAATTGTTTGGATATTATTTAAAATATGGAGAAAGTAATGGATATCCTTGTTGGGAAAGAAGAGTGAAGGCTATTGAAAAAGAGAATAGGTGGGGCTGTTATTTCTATTTTTGGCTGTTTGGGGAAATTTTGACAGGGCTGTTGCGAAAAGAAGGGTGGTATGGACGATGA
- a CDS encoding VOC family protein, whose translation MRLKNILIVVEDIEKSKQFYHDLFGLDTILEQEGNLMLTEGLVLQEKKIWKEALGKEVIPNNNACALYFEETDLDRLLQKLEHSYPSVQYVNQLETFSWGQKMVRFYDPDGNLIEVRTPIV comes from the coding sequence ATGAGATTGAAGAACATATTAATTGTCGTAGAAGATATTGAGAAATCGAAACAGTTTTATCATGATTTATTTGGATTGGATACGATATTAGAGCAAGAGGGAAATCTAATGTTAACGGAAGGGCTTGTGCTTCAGGAGAAGAAGATCTGGAAAGAGGCGTTGGGCAAAGAGGTAATTCCAAACAATAATGCCTGCGCTTTGTATTTTGAAGAAACGGATTTAGATAGGCTTCTTCAGAAACTGGAACACAGCTATCCTTCTGTTCAGTATGTGAATCAGTTAGAAACATTTAGTTGGGGACAAAAAATGGTTCGGTTTTATGATCCGGACGGTAATCTGATTGAAGTTAGAACTCCTATAGTATAA
- a CDS encoding AIM24 family protein: MYRIKNFMENDDVNVIDSLGAFSVVEYQKDLSVMPETAMEAYYASQMNVRKRQVVCDVAKANVTVQAGAMQWMVGDVKATTGLKGVGDLFGKAVRGSVTGESAIKPEYTGSGTLVLEPTYKHILLVDLDDWNGSIVLDDGLFLACEATLKHKAVMRSNFSSAVAGNEGLFNLGIQGRGVVCLESPCPREELVEITLEKDVLKVDGNFAIAWSGSLDFTVERSGKSLIGSAASGEGLVNVYRGTGKVLLVPVR; this comes from the coding sequence ATGTATCGGATTAAAAATTTTATGGAAAATGATGATGTGAATGTAATTGATTCTTTAGGAGCATTTTCGGTAGTAGAATATCAAAAAGATTTGAGTGTGATGCCGGAGACTGCTATGGAAGCATATTATGCAAGTCAGATGAATGTGCGTAAGAGACAGGTTGTCTGTGATGTGGCAAAAGCAAATGTGACAGTGCAGGCAGGAGCGATGCAGTGGATGGTCGGAGATGTGAAGGCGACGACAGGATTGAAAGGTGTGGGAGATTTATTTGGGAAGGCAGTCCGTGGTTCTGTGACGGGAGAATCTGCTATCAAACCGGAGTATACCGGAAGTGGAACGCTTGTATTAGAACCGACTTATAAGCATATTCTCCTGGTAGATTTGGATGACTGGAATGGTTCTATTGTTTTGGATGACGGATTGTTTCTTGCCTGTGAAGCCACATTGAAACATAAGGCGGTGATGCGCTCTAATTTTTCTTCTGCAGTTGCCGGCAATGAAGGTCTGTTTAACCTGGGAATTCAGGGAAGAGGAGTTGTTTGTCTGGAATCACCTTGTCCAAGAGAAGAATTGGTAGAGATTACATTGGAAAAAGATGTTCTAAAAGTAGATGGAAACTTTGCGATTGCATGGAGCGGAAGTCTTGATTTTACAGTAGAACGCTCTGGAAAGAGTTTGATTGGATCCGCGGCATCCGGAGAAGGTCTGGTAAATGTATATCGTGGAACGGGAAAAGTTTTGCTGGTACCTGTGCGGTAA
- a CDS encoding (2Fe-2S)-binding protein — MNRAKEACHCKNVTYGMIEDAVKAGASTFEEVQQMTKFGTGCGKCQDFIRCFVRDLVEERDR; from the coding sequence ATGAATCGAGCGAAGGAAGCATGTCACTGTAAAAATGTGACATATGGAATGATTGAAGATGCTGTGAAAGCGGGGGCAAGTACCTTTGAAGAAGTGCAGCAGATGACAAAGTTTGGGACAGGCTGTGGAAAATGTCAGGATTTTATTCGATGTTTTGTGCGGGATTTGGTAGAGGAGCGTGACCGGTAA
- a CDS encoding P1 family peptidase: MTEWIREIPFQEMEGVSIGHAEDDEAKTGVSVLYFENGAQTGCDISGGGPASRETPLTDSMTADNPLNAVVLSGGSAFGLAASDGVMKCLEERGIGFATGYARVPLVCQSCIYDLGYGRNDVRPGAEMGYAACERALKGSDTKMGNVGAGIGASVGKLCGMRQASKSGLGIHAVQMGALKFAAVVVVNAFGDVYDPDSGEKLAGLMDSKRESFEDIGRQFCQMVMAPTSLFQTAENKEKVWNDEARMNTTIGCVITNAKFDKAKLNKIASMTRNAYARCIEPVGTMADGDSIYACSIGKETCDINLAGFLSEKVMEQAIVKAVRMSVIPEEEFLSHCL, translated from the coding sequence ATGACAGAATGGATCCGTGAAATTCCATTTCAGGAGATGGAAGGAGTTTCCATTGGGCATGCTGAGGATGATGAGGCAAAGACAGGAGTCAGTGTGCTTTATTTTGAAAATGGAGCACAGACCGGATGCGATATCAGCGGAGGCGGGCCGGCTTCCAGAGAAACACCGCTGACAGATAGTATGACTGCAGACAATCCGCTGAATGCAGTTGTACTTTCTGGCGGGAGTGCATTTGGACTGGCTGCAAGCGATGGAGTTATGAAATGTCTGGAAGAGCGTGGGATTGGATTTGCTACCGGTTATGCGCGTGTACCGCTTGTGTGCCAGTCATGTATTTATGATCTTGGATATGGACGAAATGATGTGCGTCCAGGCGCTGAGATGGGATATGCAGCCTGTGAGCGTGCATTGAAAGGCAGTGATACTAAGATGGGAAATGTTGGCGCCGGTATTGGAGCCAGCGTTGGAAAATTATGTGGAATGCGTCAGGCATCCAAGTCGGGCCTTGGAATTCATGCAGTTCAGATGGGAGCATTAAAATTTGCGGCAGTTGTTGTTGTGAATGCATTTGGCGATGTGTATGATCCGGACAGCGGAGAAAAACTGGCTGGTTTGATGGATTCGAAGCGTGAGAGTTTTGAGGATATCGGAAGACAGTTTTGCCAGATGGTAATGGCGCCGACAAGTTTGTTTCAAACAGCGGAAAATAAAGAGAAAGTCTGGAATGATGAGGCACGGATGAATACGACAATCGGTTGTGTGATAACGAATGCCAAGTTCGATAAGGCGAAACTAAATAAAATTGCGTCAATGACAAGAAATGCTTATGCCAGATGTATTGAACCGGTTGGAACGATGGCAGATGGAGACAGTATTTATGCATGCAGTATCGGAAAAGAGACGTGTGATATAAATCTTGCGGGATTTCTCAGTGAAAAAGTGATGGAGCAGGCGATTGTGAAAGCGGTCCGTATGTCAGTGATTCCGGAGGAAGAATTTTTGAGCCATTGCTTATAA
- a CDS encoding DUF3343 domain-containing protein, translating into MKETVHYVLFPNHDNGMRLHRALRAAGLKSQISPTPRQASKCCGISLIVKEEELEQVKACIREKGVEIIGITALEKDVNPNRDQYC; encoded by the coding sequence ATGAAAGAAACGGTGCATTATGTATTGTTCCCGAATCATGACAATGGAATGCGTCTCCACCGTGCGCTGCGGGCAGCAGGGCTGAAGTCTCAGATTTCACCGACGCCCAGGCAGGCAAGCAAGTGCTGCGGGATTTCGCTGATTGTAAAAGAAGAGGAGTTGGAGCAGGTAAAGGCGTGTATTCGGGAGAAGGGTGTGGAGATAATTGGGATTACAGCCCTTGAAAAAGATGTGAATCCAAACAGAGATCAGTATTGTTAA
- a CDS encoding molecular chaperone Hsp90: MNQEAVNFVKEKTEELIAAFSCSAEAKAAAQAWLDALGTERQEEETKKYIAELEEDIVTVDGLIAFAESEAGAGVFGADHAKEVAAHAREIKAAGAKYCDCPACAAVEAILERKDLL; this comes from the coding sequence ATGAATCAGGAAGCGGTTAATTTTGTAAAAGAAAAAACAGAAGAACTGATTGCTGCATTTTCCTGCAGTGCAGAGGCAAAAGCAGCAGCACAGGCCTGGCTTGATGCACTTGGAACAGAGCGTCAGGAAGAAGAGACAAAGAAATATATTGCAGAGCTTGAGGAAGATATCGTGACGGTGGATGGTCTGATCGCATTTGCAGAGTCAGAAGCAGGTGCAGGTGTATTTGGTGCGGATCATGCAAAAGAAGTGGCAGCCCACGCAAGGGAAATCAAAGCAGCAGGAGCAAAATACTGTGATTGTCCGGCATGTGCAGCGGTAGAAGCAATTTTGGAGAGAAAGGATTTGCTGTAA
- a CDS encoding MFS transporter: protein MKKEFTYRDTIKACYLGNFFQSAGSIFAVLFIPIRTLYGISYTQFALLLTINFITQVCSDVLFSKPVERYGFRRFAIGAPVLSALGLFLFAMAPFLFPGHPFPGFCFGMFVFAAAAGLQELLLSPIMDALPIPEEEKGKRMSMLHSCFAWGQIFGVLTTTLFVYFAEAKYWQVIACIWAAVPLVNVWLFAKVPLYQKVSGAKAMKVRELFRSPVFLLVMLAIITGGSAEVVMAQWSSAFIERGLNLPKILGDMVGVCGFSLMLAIGRTSYGIWGDRISIHKVMILGASAGTVCYVIAAVSHNPCIGIAACILTGLCVSLLWPGSVVIAARELPLAGASMFALLSAGGDVGASAGSFLIGRITDTVAVSGVTNVFGIAGLTPEQAGLRIGLLLAALFPLVCIGINYIIWKKTERAR from the coding sequence ATGAAAAAGGAATTTACTTACAGAGATACGATCAAAGCCTGTTATCTTGGGAATTTTTTTCAATCAGCCGGATCAATTTTTGCAGTGCTGTTTATTCCGATTCGCACGTTGTATGGAATTAGTTACACGCAGTTTGCATTGCTGTTGACGATTAATTTTATTACACAGGTATGCAGTGATGTATTGTTTAGCAAACCGGTAGAACGATATGGATTTCGGCGCTTCGCAATTGGAGCGCCGGTTTTAAGTGCACTTGGGCTGTTTTTGTTTGCGATGGCACCGTTTTTGTTTCCCGGGCATCCATTTCCGGGATTTTGCTTTGGAATGTTTGTGTTTGCAGCAGCCGCTGGACTTCAGGAGCTTCTGTTAAGTCCGATTATGGATGCACTTCCGATTCCGGAAGAAGAAAAAGGAAAGCGCATGAGTATGCTGCATTCCTGTTTTGCGTGGGGACAGATTTTTGGAGTACTGACTACTACGCTTTTTGTCTATTTTGCTGAGGCCAAATACTGGCAGGTGATTGCCTGTATCTGGGCGGCTGTTCCGCTTGTGAATGTATGGTTATTTGCGAAAGTTCCACTTTATCAGAAAGTAAGTGGAGCGAAAGCCATGAAAGTGCGGGAACTGTTTCGAAGTCCGGTTTTTTTGCTTGTGATGTTGGCGATCATTACGGGAGGATCTGCTGAAGTTGTAATGGCACAGTGGTCTTCTGCGTTTATAGAACGGGGACTAAATTTGCCGAAAATTTTAGGAGATATGGTTGGTGTCTGTGGTTTTTCTTTAATGCTTGCCATTGGAAGAACTTCTTATGGAATCTGGGGAGACCGGATTTCTATTCATAAAGTTATGATTTTAGGCGCTTCTGCAGGAACCGTTTGTTATGTGATAGCTGCAGTAAGTCATAATCCATGTATTGGAATTGCAGCGTGTATTCTAACAGGACTGTGTGTGAGCCTTCTATGGCCGGGAAGTGTTGTGATTGCAGCGCGGGAACTTCCGTTGGCAGGTGCATCGATGTTTGCCCTTCTGTCTGCCGGAGGAGATGTGGGTGCTTCTGCAGGTTCTTTTCTGATTGGAAGGATTACAGATACAGTTGCGGTATCCGGCGTCACAAATGTATTTGGGATTGCAGGATTGACTCCGGAGCAGGCGGGACTTCGAATCGGTCTGCTGCTTGCAGCTTTGTTTCCACTTGTATGTATTGGGATAAATTATATTATATGGAAAAAAACGGAGAGAGCGAGATAA
- a CDS encoding helix-turn-helix transcriptional regulator, protein MKINEMIKQKRIEQKLTQEQVAKYLGVSTPAVNKWEKGTSYPDITLLPPLARLLHTDLNTLLSFHETLTDREISLFLNDLSAIADRDGFQTAYDTALEKIRLFPTCDSLILNSALFLEGCLIYKKGHPSKDTEQYQEKIENLFLRAAESNDLNVRSQAQAQLISKYIERKEYEQAQTLIDQLPDAIWTDKKQLQANLFIASERYSDAAKLAEEKLLSQASELHCTLITLLEIALKEQRNEDAEYIANVSKSTATALDQWEYAAYVAHFQLHCARKERIKTLKTFLQMIRSLSKKWDLNASPLYRHIKTKSVDTAFGSTIKKTLLNSLKEEPEYDFLNISENISEDTLSELLAAEEEKELHH, encoded by the coding sequence ATGAAAATAAATGAAATGATTAAACAAAAACGTATCGAACAGAAACTGACACAGGAACAGGTCGCAAAATATCTTGGCGTATCGACGCCTGCTGTGAACAAATGGGAAAAAGGAACTTCTTACCCGGATATTACCCTTTTACCTCCACTGGCACGATTGCTGCATACTGATCTGAACACGCTGCTTTCTTTCCACGAAACACTCACTGACCGGGAAATTTCATTATTTCTCAATGATTTATCCGCAATTGCAGACCGAGACGGATTTCAAACCGCTTACGATACAGCCTTAGAGAAAATCCGCCTCTTTCCGACTTGTGATTCTTTGATTTTAAACAGCGCTCTCTTTTTGGAAGGATGCCTTATTTATAAGAAGGGACATCCTTCCAAAGACACAGAACAATATCAGGAAAAAATCGAAAACCTTTTTCTTCGCGCCGCTGAAAGTAATGATCTTAATGTCAGAAGTCAGGCACAGGCACAACTCATTTCCAAATACATCGAACGTAAAGAGTATGAGCAGGCACAGACACTGATCGATCAGCTGCCGGATGCTATCTGGACAGATAAAAAACAGCTGCAGGCGAATCTCTTCATTGCCAGCGAACGCTACAGCGACGCCGCAAAGCTGGCCGAAGAAAAACTGCTGTCACAGGCTTCCGAACTGCACTGTACACTTATAACACTTTTGGAAATTGCACTCAAGGAACAGCGGAATGAAGATGCCGAATATATTGCAAATGTTTCCAAATCGACTGCAACGGCGTTGGATCAATGGGAGTATGCAGCCTATGTAGCTCATTTTCAGCTCCACTGTGCCAGAAAAGAAAGAATCAAAACACTGAAAACTTTCCTTCAAATGATTCGCTCACTTTCAAAAAAATGGGATCTGAATGCCTCTCCCCTCTATCGCCATATCAAAACAAAGTCTGTCGATACAGCTTTTGGCAGCACAATAAAGAAGACTCTTCTCAACTCACTGAAGGAAGAACCGGAATATGATTTTCTAAATATCAGTGAAAACATCAGCGAAGACACCCTGTCTGAGCTTTTAGCTGCAGAAGAAGAAAAGGAATTGCACCATTAG
- a CDS encoding VanZ family protein produces the protein MKLQNKKITIFLFGIYFAALIWIILFKMDLSILSFRQPRSMNLIPFSASAISNGTIDLSELLNNILIFIPCGIYACMLLPERSFFIKVLPAFFISLGLELFQFLLAVGACDITDLINNTFGGIIGIILYWIFSKIFKKHTNAIINLLAFTATTLMLAFIAILLIGNA, from the coding sequence ATGAAACTTCAGAACAAAAAAATAACCATATTTTTGTTTGGTATTTATTTTGCCGCATTGATCTGGATTATCTTATTTAAAATGGATCTGTCCATCCTCTCTTTTCGCCAGCCACGCAGCATGAATCTCATTCCATTTTCTGCATCTGCGATTTCTAACGGCACTATTGATTTATCTGAGCTCTTAAACAACATACTGATTTTTATTCCTTGCGGGATTTATGCCTGTATGTTGCTCCCGGAACGTTCTTTTTTCATTAAAGTACTTCCGGCATTTTTCATAAGTCTTGGTCTGGAACTCTTTCAGTTTCTTCTTGCAGTCGGCGCCTGTGATATTACAGATCTGATCAATAATACCTTCGGAGGAATCATAGGTATTATCCTATATTGGATCTTTTCAAAAATATTCAAAAAGCACACCAATGCCATCATAAATCTCCTGGCATTCACTGCCACAACACTCATGCTTGCCTTTATTGCCATACTTCTTATTGGAAATGCATAA
- a CDS encoding MMPL family transporter, whose product MVKIGKKIAKWKWFFFLLAIVLLVPAGIGISRTKVNYDILSYLPEDLETVKGQEIMVDQFGTGAFSMVVVEDMPLKNVAALKEKIEGIDHVEKVLWYDSVADLSMPADMLPKKIRDVLFQGNATMMAVMFDDTTSSDTSMEAVSQMRDLVGKECFISGMTGIVTDIKNLSLKEMPMYVVIAAVLCLIVLGLTMESFVVPVLFLISIGAAILYNLGSNLFLGEISYITQALTAVLQLGVTMDYSIFLLNSYEDNKLRFPGQKERAMGHAIANTFKSVVGSSVTTIAGFVALCFMTFKLGMNIGIVMAKGVVIGVLCCVTLLPSMILIFDKLIEKTKHKALIPNMDRISAFITKHEKLWLVIFLILIVPAVYGNNNVKVYYNIDKSLPASLESNVANKKLQEDFKMNNVHMVLVKNGMSSKEKESMLNEIEKVDGVKWALGLDSIIGPGVPSSMIPSDIKELMQSDEYEMEFICSEYKTATDEVNKQIDAIDKIVKSYSRGSMVIGEAPLTKDLADVTDIDLRNVNMISIAAIFLIIMFVFKSISLPVILVAVIEFAIFVNMAIPFYTGTELPFVASIVIGTIQLGATVDYAILMTSRYQKERYRGRSKMDAISIAHKTSMKSIMISGISFFAATYGVSLYSQVDMIGSICTLLSRGAVISTIVVIFVLPAMFMVFDPVIVRTSIGFLPKKEKKQQTERKETCYE is encoded by the coding sequence ATGGTAAAGATAGGTAAGAAAATTGCCAAATGGAAATGGTTTTTCTTCCTGCTGGCGATTGTGTTACTTGTTCCGGCTGGAATCGGTATCTCGCGTACAAAGGTAAATTACGATATTCTGAGTTATCTTCCGGAAGATCTGGAAACAGTCAAAGGACAGGAAATCATGGTAGATCAGTTTGGAACAGGTGCATTTTCTATGGTGGTTGTAGAAGATATGCCTTTGAAGAACGTGGCTGCATTGAAAGAAAAGATTGAGGGGATTGATCATGTAGAGAAGGTACTCTGGTATGACAGTGTGGCAGATCTTTCCATGCCGGCAGATATGCTTCCGAAAAAGATTCGGGATGTATTGTTTCAGGGAAATGCTACGATGATGGCAGTTATGTTTGATGATACGACTTCTTCAGATACTTCTATGGAGGCGGTAAGCCAGATGAGAGATCTTGTTGGAAAAGAGTGTTTCATCAGCGGTATGACAGGAATTGTTACAGATATTAAAAATCTGTCATTGAAAGAAATGCCAATGTATGTTGTCATTGCAGCAGTCCTTTGTCTCATTGTACTGGGACTTACAATGGAATCTTTCGTTGTTCCGGTATTATTTCTGATCAGTATTGGAGCTGCGATTTTATACAATCTGGGAAGCAATCTTTTTCTTGGGGAGATTTCTTATATTACACAGGCGCTGACAGCGGTACTTCAGCTTGGTGTGACGATGGATTATTCTATCTTCCTTCTGAATAGTTATGAAGATAATAAGCTTCGTTTTCCGGGACAGAAAGAACGGGCTATGGGGCATGCGATTGCAAATACATTTAAATCGGTTGTTGGAAGTTCTGTTACGACGATCGCAGGTTTTGTAGCACTTTGCTTTATGACATTTAAGCTTGGAATGAATATTGGTATTGTCATGGCAAAGGGCGTTGTAATCGGTGTGCTTTGCTGTGTTACACTCCTTCCGTCTATGATATTGATCTTTGATAAACTGATTGAAAAAACAAAGCATAAAGCATTGATCCCGAATATGGATCGGATTTCTGCATTTATTACAAAGCACGAGAAACTCTGGCTTGTGATTTTCCTGATTCTGATCGTGCCTGCAGTTTACGGAAATAATAATGTAAAAGTATACTACAACATTGATAAGTCACTTCCGGCATCTCTTGAGAGTAATGTGGCGAATAAGAAGCTGCAGGAAGATTTTAAAATGAATAACGTGCACATGGTGCTTGTGAAAAACGGTATGAGCAGCAAAGAGAAAGAGAGCATGTTAAATGAGATTGAGAAAGTAGACGGTGTGAAATGGGCATTAGGACTTGATTCTATTATTGGACCGGGAGTCCCATCCTCTATGATTCCGTCTGACATAAAAGAGCTGATGCAAAGTGATGAGTACGAAATGGAGTTCATCTGTTCCGAATACAAGACGGCGACAGATGAAGTTAATAAGCAGATTGATGCTATTGATAAAATCGTGAAATCTTACAGCAGAGGTTCTATGGTGATTGGAGAGGCTCCTCTGACAAAAGACCTTGCTGATGTGACAGATATCGATTTGAGAAACGTGAATATGATTTCGATTGCGGCAATCTTCCTGATTATTATGTTTGTGTTTAAATCCATTTCACTGCCGGTCATTCTTGTAGCAGTTATTGAGTTTGCGATTTTTGTGAATATGGCAATTCCGTTCTATACCGGTACGGAACTTCCATTTGTGGCAAGTATCGTAATTGGAACGATTCAGCTGGGAGCTACGGTAGACTATGCGATTCTGATGACAAGCCGTTACCAGAAAGAAAGATATCGCGGCAGAAGTAAGATGGATGCGATCAGCATTGCACATAAAACTTCAATGAAGTCTATTATGATCAGTGGTATCAGTTTCTTTGCAGCAACTTATGGTGTCAGCCTGTATTCACAGGTGGATATGATCGGTTCGATCTGTACTCTGCTTTCCAGAGGTGCAGTTATCAGTACGATTGTTGTAATTTTTGTATTACCGGCAATGTTTATGGTATTTGATCCGGTAATCGTTAGAACTTCTATCGGTTTTTTACCAAAAAAAGAGAAGAAACAGCAGACGGAAAGGAAGGAAACTTGTTATGAATAG
- a CDS encoding nicotinate-nucleotide adenylyltransferase, with amino-acid sequence MVDVGVIHGRFQILHLKHMEYLLAAKMRCKKLYVGISNPDDSYIKESENDKKRSKKTANPLTYYERMEMIQAALLDFGVKREEFDIIPFPINRPEYILQYAPKDATFFMSICDKWGEEKKKILEDLGVKVEVLWNRPEEEKGTTATEVRSKIVCNLPWSHLVPRTTYEYVVTHGLDERIKCLAEEEMLEEKEQQEKERRENTLQEKEEEANV; translated from the coding sequence ATGGTAGATGTTGGAGTAATTCATGGCCGTTTTCAGATACTGCATTTAAAGCATATGGAATATCTGCTTGCGGCGAAAATGAGATGTAAGAAATTATATGTGGGAATCAGCAATCCGGATGATTCTTACATTAAAGAAAGTGAAAATGATAAAAAACGTTCTAAAAAAACGGCAAACCCACTCACATATTATGAGCGAATGGAGATGATTCAGGCAGCGCTGCTTGATTTTGGTGTGAAGAGAGAGGAATTTGATATTATTCCGTTCCCGATTAACCGTCCGGAATATATTTTACAGTATGCGCCGAAAGATGCCACATTTTTCATGAGTATCTGTGATAAGTGGGGAGAGGAAAAGAAGAAGATATTGGAAGATCTCGGAGTGAAAGTAGAAGTTCTCTGGAATCGTCCGGAAGAGGAGAAGGGAACTACGGCAACGGAGGTCAGAAGTAAGATTGTTTGTAACCTTCCGTGGAGTCACCTTGTACCCCGGACAACTTATGAATATGTTGTGACACATGGCCTGGATGAAAGAATCAAGTGTCTGGCAGAAGAAGAGATGCTTGAAGAAAAAGAACAGCAGGAGAAAGAGCGCCGGGAGAACACACTGCAAGAAAAAGAGGAAGAAGCGAACGTATGA